One window from the genome of Leuconostoc suionicum encodes:
- a CDS encoding HK97-gp10 family putative phage morphogenesis protein, whose translation MAKSKMTITFDGADDLIKKFNRQPSIIQREAGNIILNTANRVEKRAKSYAPVDTGYLKQHIASEKTGMLSADVTSSAEYSVYQEFGTRKMAGKSFMRPAVKQESPFLFQKIQNLLKGGLR comes from the coding sequence ATGGCTAAATCAAAAATGACAATCACATTTGATGGTGCTGACGACTTGATAAAAAAGTTTAATAGGCAGCCATCAATTATTCAGCGAGAGGCCGGAAATATTATTCTAAATACTGCCAACCGTGTTGAAAAAAGAGCTAAAAGTTACGCCCCTGTCGACACCGGGTATTTGAAGCAACACATTGCTTCTGAAAAAACCGGAATGTTAAGTGCAGATGTTACCTCAAGTGCTGAATATTCTGTTTATCAGGAATTTGGTACGCGTAAGATGGCAGGCAAATCATTTATGCGACCAGCCGTGAAACAGGAGTCACCGTTTCTATTTCAAAAGATTCAAAACTTGCTGAAAGGAGGGCTTAGATGA
- a CDS encoding HeH/LEM domain-containing protein encodes MQLQRPVQANNTADETPAKPTDDNTVAEIKAWLDAHGVSYSSSAVKADLLALVNDTDA; translated from the coding sequence TTGCAGCTGCAGCGCCCAGTACAGGCGAATAACACGGCTGATGAAACGCCAGCTAAACCAACCGATGATAATACAGTGGCTGAAATCAAGGCGTGGTTAGATGCACATGGTGTATCTTATTCATCAAGCGCTGTAAAGGCTGACTTATTAGCATTAGTCAACGACACAGACGCTTAA
- a CDS encoding phage head-tail connector protein, with translation MADETNNLTKVKLLVSITDNKQDDLLNLLLEDSEARLLSYINQDGNNATTFPNEMSWLLREITIRRFNRIGDEGKKSSGESDVTATWSDDDVADYAVYLSKYRKKKGGNGIARFV, from the coding sequence ATGGCAGATGAAACTAATAATTTAACTAAAGTCAAACTGCTTGTTTCAATCACAGACAACAAGCAAGATGATTTATTAAATCTGCTGTTGGAAGATAGTGAAGCTCGGCTGCTAAGCTACATCAATCAAGATGGAAACAACGCTACAACGTTTCCTAATGAGATGTCATGGTTGTTGCGCGAAATCACAATCAGACGCTTTAACCGTATTGGTGACGAGGGTAAAAAGTCATCTGGTGAGAGTGACGTGACGGCTACGTGGTCTGATGATGATGTGGCTGATTATGCTGTTTATCTATCCAAGTATCGCAAGAAAAAGGGTGGCAACGGCATAGCGAGGTTTGTCTGA
- a CDS encoding minor capsid protein gives MADNYWEKRTKAIMDLLDVKDTELTNAVLKEYQAASDDVSRKIDDFYEKYADKNTISYDEARKRVRAVDLDDYVKRANAYRKSNKDNPELLKRLNAQYMTSKISRLELLKLEIDFRILQASNAQSEAFTAYLAKESAYIYSALSVGNAIKTLNEREIESILQMEWSGASYSQRIWRDNDVLANKLKDELVKAAINGTNPRVTAKKLRDTFGGTKPNTERLVRTESTYVANASTAKRYDNMGVKEYEFVAVMDNRTSSICRELNGQTFPISEFLPGTNAPAMHPNCRSTIVPATSDLTKYNKYLDSDTVDGLPDMDWDF, from the coding sequence ATGGCCGATAATTATTGGGAAAAGCGCACAAAGGCAATTATGGATTTGCTAGATGTTAAAGACACGGAGCTGACTAATGCTGTGTTGAAAGAATATCAAGCTGCGTCTGATGATGTCTCACGTAAGATAGATGATTTCTATGAGAAGTATGCAGATAAGAATACAATCTCGTATGATGAAGCTAGGAAACGTGTGAGAGCTGTTGACCTTGACGACTATGTGAAACGTGCAAATGCCTATCGAAAGTCAAACAAGGACAATCCAGAGCTATTAAAACGATTGAACGCTCAGTACATGACATCTAAGATTAGTCGATTAGAACTTTTGAAGCTAGAGATTGATTTTAGGATATTACAGGCTAGCAACGCTCAATCAGAGGCGTTTACCGCGTATCTAGCTAAAGAAAGTGCATATATATACAGCGCTTTGTCGGTTGGTAATGCAATCAAAACACTGAATGAACGTGAGATTGAATCAATCCTACAAATGGAATGGAGCGGTGCTAGTTATTCGCAAAGAATATGGCGTGATAATGATGTTCTGGCTAACAAGTTGAAAGATGAGCTAGTTAAGGCAGCTATTAACGGCACTAATCCACGTGTCACAGCTAAGAAATTGCGTGATACATTTGGTGGTACTAAACCAAACACAGAACGGTTAGTAAGAACTGAATCAACTTATGTTGCTAACGCTTCAACTGCCAAGCGATACGATAATATGGGCGTTAAAGAATATGAGTTTGTGGCTGTTATGGATAATCGAACATCATCTATATGTCGTGAATTAAATGGTCAAACATTTCCAATCAGTGAATTTTTACCAGGAACAAATGCACCAGCAATGCACCCTAACTGTCGAAGTACAATCGTACCGGCGACAAGTGATTTAACTAAATACAATAAATATCTCGATTCAGACACGGTAGATGGTTTACCGGATATGGATTGGGATTTTTAA
- a CDS encoding DUF6275 family protein has translation MDKSFMSFVEDEIAKQLACKKEEVYMVWQCKTLQNIKGLFSSDVPQANGLYYEATYNGDKGELYLDTYKKASNEAIKVDL, from the coding sequence ATGGATAAAAGTTTTATGAGTTTTGTTGAAGATGAAATTGCAAAACAGTTGGCATGCAAAAAAGAAGAGGTCTATATGGTCTGGCAGTGCAAGACATTGCAGAACATCAAAGGGCTATTTTCGAGTGATGTTCCACAAGCAAATGGACTTTACTATGAAGCGACCTATAACGGTGATAAGGGTGAGCTTTACTTGGACACTTACAAAAAGGCCTCTAATGAAGCCATCAAAGTTGATTTATAA
- a CDS encoding DUF4355 domain-containing protein, which yields MADEVTTPTMQDNVNAQKGGKPDGTLPESQANDKEVYDDKLTFTPKEFDSEVDKRIANALQTAKAKWDEEKQTEISNAEKLAKMSAAERKEAEDKAKQETLDKREKELNMREYRYEAKHQLEESGLPDSFVDMVLSEDAETTKNNIGAIKAEFDKAIEAAVNEKLKGNNPKAGGRTGALTKSEILKVADTVERQRLIAENINLFK from the coding sequence ATGGCTGATGAAGTGACAACACCAACAATGCAAGATAATGTTAATGCTCAAAAAGGTGGAAAACCAGACGGTACATTACCTGAATCACAAGCAAACGATAAAGAAGTATATGATGACAAGTTGACGTTTACGCCAAAGGAATTTGATTCCGAAGTTGATAAGCGTATCGCCAATGCTTTGCAGACTGCTAAAGCAAAGTGGGACGAGGAAAAGCAAACAGAAATTAGTAATGCTGAAAAACTTGCTAAGATGTCTGCTGCTGAACGTAAGGAAGCAGAAGACAAGGCTAAGCAAGAAACATTGGATAAGCGTGAAAAAGAGCTTAACATGCGCGAGTATCGCTATGAGGCTAAACACCAGCTTGAAGAAAGCGGTCTGCCTGATTCGTTTGTTGATATGGTGCTATCAGAAGACGCTGAAACAACAAAAAATAATATCGGTGCCATTAAAGCAGAATTTGACAAGGCTATTGAAGCTGCTGTCAATGAAAAGCTTAAAGGCAACAATCCAAAAGCAGGTGGTCGGACTGGAGCGTTAACCAAAAGTGAAATTTTGAAAGTAGCCGACACGGTTGAACGCCAGAGACTAATTGCCGAGAACATTAATTTATTTAAATAA
- a CDS encoding phage capsid protein: MAENNLNVMADLGTIKSIDFVNKFGTSINDLLTLLGVTRKEPMTADMQINLYKWAVDMDTAATVGEGETIPLSKVTRALDRTVKVEWLKKRRAVSAEAVARHGANIAIDQSDKRLMREIQSGVKTDFVSFLGTTNTKISATDLQIALSQSWGKLQLVPEFEGQSFVSFVNPMDVANFLSGKPVQADASNAYGMTLLQNFIGADRVIALGSIPQGKVYTTAVDNIVLAYLDMANSPLKGSFVDYTDETGLLAVVSDKTVSNLTLESVFTGAFKLFTEIPDGVVEATIAAAAPSTGE; encoded by the coding sequence ATGGCTGAAAATAATTTAAACGTGATGGCTGATTTGGGGACGATTAAGTCAATTGACTTCGTTAACAAATTTGGAACATCAATCAATGATCTATTAACTCTTTTGGGTGTAACTCGCAAAGAACCAATGACGGCTGATATGCAAATCAATTTGTACAAGTGGGCTGTTGATATGGACACGGCAGCAACGGTTGGTGAGGGTGAAACAATTCCTTTGTCAAAGGTAACTCGTGCGCTTGACCGTACTGTTAAGGTTGAATGGTTGAAGAAGCGCCGTGCTGTTTCTGCCGAAGCTGTGGCACGTCACGGTGCAAATATTGCTATTGACCAATCAGACAAACGTTTGATGCGTGAAATTCAATCAGGCGTTAAGACTGATTTTGTTTCTTTCTTGGGAACTACCAATACAAAGATTTCGGCCACTGATTTGCAAATCGCTTTGTCTCAATCATGGGGAAAGTTGCAACTGGTGCCAGAATTCGAAGGTCAATCATTTGTATCGTTTGTTAATCCAATGGACGTTGCTAATTTCTTATCTGGAAAGCCCGTTCAAGCAGACGCCTCGAACGCTTATGGTATGACGTTGTTGCAAAACTTTATCGGAGCTGATCGCGTTATTGCTTTGGGCTCAATTCCACAAGGTAAGGTATATACTACCGCCGTGGATAACATTGTCTTGGCATACCTTGACATGGCTAATTCACCACTGAAAGGTTCATTTGTTGATTACACAGATGAAACAGGTTTGTTGGCCGTTGTTTCTGACAAGACTGTATCTAACTTGACGTTGGAATCAGTATTTACTGGTGCATTCAAGCTATTTACTGAAATTCCAGATGGTGTTGTCGAAGCAACTATTGCAGCTGCAGCGCCCAGTACAGGCGAATAA
- a CDS encoding phage major tail protein, TP901-1 family, protein MAYVDNGVETTKGTPTLGKKIWYFIQATSAAVGSKAILPAAQTDGSTSIEGDSIDEQTKFGRVVMPSTNEDSIELSTYVVPGDKAIDIIKDAKHNGHQVKVWRVNVDKRFAIQEQDDAEPAQTHQAFPAMFGYGVVDSLDIDDGDDLVSADYTLNIIGKLTDGTFPLTDEQLSALEELAKFERPGETTGDFGSDDLGQ, encoded by the coding sequence ATGGCATATGTAGATAATGGTGTTGAAACAACAAAAGGCACGCCCACATTAGGTAAAAAGATTTGGTACTTCATTCAAGCAACGAGCGCAGCGGTTGGAAGTAAAGCAATTTTACCTGCAGCACAAACAGATGGATCAACAAGTATTGAAGGCGACTCAATTGATGAACAAACAAAGTTTGGACGAGTTGTTATGCCTTCAACTAATGAAGATTCTATTGAATTGTCAACATACGTTGTGCCTGGTGACAAGGCAATCGACATTATCAAAGATGCAAAACACAACGGACACCAAGTGAAAGTTTGGCGGGTCAACGTAGATAAACGCTTCGCTATACAAGAGCAAGACGACGCCGAACCAGCACAAACCCATCAAGCATTTCCCGCAATGTTTGGCTATGGAGTAGTCGATAGTCTCGATATTGATGATGGGGACGATTTAGTTAGTGCTGACTACACATTAAATATCATCGGTAAATTGACCGACGGCACATTCCCATTGACTGATGAACAATTATCAGCATTGGAAGAGTTAGCCAAATTCGAACGCCCAGGTGAAACTACTGGCGATTTTGG